In Entomomonas moraniae, one DNA window encodes the following:
- a CDS encoding autotransporter family protein produces MMKKSIFVLKPLVATILSLISTHSLADAYWIGNDGNYKDDSNWSIGKVPDLSMENIVINKGQANVELDNNFNGFTQWQSNDHNQIIIGSAQGEAGSLNITVSDELYSIQNDQESSLVVGKNGGQGTFTFDKRGANPDYKNYISYANKSTLVGDGLQSQGTINILGTGKAPSTGSLSQASFDTGSLTLGSNGGSGLLNIDGSDVNVNGTAKNYDTSEPVFLLGSGTNSTGTANILGGGKLVVSYPLTYDPNIDGKGVIGQDGGVGNLNISGQKQGVDANGDPITYSSRANFYNGLIVGTDTSSKGYINVSDGGELRSFNETVIGKNGGEGHVLISGENSRFNVLGNKNNMTSANEVDEVGIGELTLGSQGGTGSLTIDDGAVVNIGYWSGYLADETQVNITEGTGALHLTDSTDSKGSLIFKGDEGKVGVLNASEIDFGEGQGSIIFNHNDYSANYEFTYELKGGGADHSFLVTQSGVTVLNRDNSQFNGQTLVNGGVLEVNGILGGQLEVNNSGTLTGTGTVGDTVLNTGGTINIGHYKDTQPSTLTIDGNYQGNGGTIVFDTELAGDSSPTDKLIITGDTAGTTNVKVNNLGGLGDKTIQGIELINIQGNSNGIFKQQGRIAAGAYDYYLVRGSDTLNTNPNNWYLTSEQSGSGNTINYLRPEAASYIGLVESNLTAFNHSFHDRQQTLNQHYESSWMRVQYSHDKYLVGKNNQLENKTTRKLLHLGTDLYQKDKLHLGVMIGYSRAEVRTKSDLTNYHSTGNADGYSAGIYATWYDQTPENGGLYIDSYAQYNWFRNKVKGEELEKEVFNTEGNTISLETGYGLILSKEKQKVWSIEPQVQFIYGSNSALNYTEKNGTRVHIKDQKGQWRSRLGVRFQVQTDQTQLFLTTNYWNQNKYASVTMDDGKVNNNRAKNLFELKTGVEQNLTKQLQVFGQVNGIVGNKSTESYGVSVGLKYKW; encoded by the coding sequence ATGATGAAAAAATCTATCTTTGTTTTAAAACCTCTTGTTGCCACAATACTTTCTTTGATTTCAACTCATTCGTTAGCCGATGCTTATTGGATTGGTAATGATGGAAACTACAAAGATGATAGTAATTGGAGTATAGGCAAAGTCCCTGATCTTTCAATGGAAAATATTGTCATTAATAAAGGGCAAGCCAACGTTGAACTTGATAATAATTTCAATGGGTTTACTCAGTGGCAAAGTAATGATCATAATCAAATTATTATTGGTAGTGCCCAGGGTGAAGCAGGATCACTAAATATTACTGTAAGTGATGAGTTGTACAGCATACAAAATGATCAGGAATCATCGCTAGTTGTTGGTAAAAATGGTGGGCAAGGTACTTTTACTTTTGATAAGCGAGGGGCTAACCCAGATTATAAGAATTACATTAGCTATGCTAATAAATCTACTCTTGTTGGTGATGGCCTGCAAAGCCAAGGAACAATCAATATACTAGGAACTGGTAAAGCTCCATCTACAGGATCATTATCTCAAGCTAGTTTTGATACAGGTTCGTTAACACTTGGTAGTAATGGAGGTTCAGGACTGCTTAATATTGATGGTTCTGATGTAAACGTTAATGGCACTGCAAAAAATTATGACACTAGTGAGCCTGTTTTTCTCTTAGGAAGTGGTACAAATAGTACTGGAACAGCTAATATATTGGGTGGTGGTAAACTTGTTGTATCTTATCCCTTAACATATGATCCTAACATTGATGGAAAAGGAGTCATCGGTCAAGACGGAGGAGTAGGTAATTTAAATATATCCGGGCAAAAACAAGGAGTTGATGCTAATGGTGATCCAATTACCTATAGTAGCCGTGCCAATTTTTATAATGGCTTAATAGTTGGCACAGACACTAGTAGCAAAGGATATATTAATGTATCTGATGGTGGTGAATTAAGATCATTTAATGAAACTGTCATAGGTAAAAATGGCGGAGAAGGACATGTCTTAATCTCAGGTGAAAACAGTCGCTTCAATGTTCTTGGCAATAAAAACAATATGACTTCGGCCAATGAAGTGGATGAAGTTGGTATCGGTGAATTGACGCTGGGTTCTCAAGGTGGAACTGGGAGTTTAACCATTGATGATGGTGCTGTCGTTAATATTGGTTATTGGTCAGGTTATTTAGCAGATGAAACTCAGGTTAATATTACAGAAGGAACAGGTGCTTTACATCTCACGGACTCAACAGATAGTAAAGGTTCATTAATCTTCAAGGGTGACGAAGGTAAAGTTGGCGTACTAAATGCTTCTGAAATTGATTTTGGAGAAGGCCAAGGCTCAATAATTTTCAACCATAATGACTACTCAGCTAACTATGAGTTTACATATGAGCTAAAAGGTGGTGGCGCAGATCATAGCTTCTTAGTAACGCAATCAGGAGTTACTGTGCTTAACCGAGACAATAGTCAATTTAATGGGCAAACTTTAGTAAATGGTGGCGTTTTAGAAGTCAATGGTATATTAGGTGGTCAATTAGAAGTTAATAATAGTGGTACACTCACAGGCACAGGTACCGTAGGTGATACCGTACTCAATACGGGTGGAACTATTAATATTGGCCATTATAAAGATACTCAACCATCAACACTAACTATCGATGGTAACTATCAAGGAAATGGTGGAACTATCGTATTCGACACAGAGCTAGCAGGTGACAGCTCACCAACTGACAAACTAATAATAACAGGCGACACCGCAGGTACAACCAACGTTAAAGTCAATAACCTTGGAGGGCTTGGTGATAAAACTATACAAGGTATTGAGCTTATCAATATTCAAGGTAACTCCAATGGCATATTTAAACAGCAAGGCCGTATTGCTGCTGGTGCTTATGATTACTACCTAGTTAGAGGTAGTGATACTTTAAATACTAATCCTAATAACTGGTATCTAACTTCCGAACAATCTGGGAGTGGCAACACAATTAACTACCTAAGGCCAGAGGCAGCCTCTTACATAGGCCTTGTTGAAAGCAACTTAACAGCATTCAACCACAGTTTTCACGATAGACAACAAACATTAAATCAACACTATGAATCATCATGGATGCGGGTACAATACAGTCATGATAAATATCTAGTAGGAAAAAACAACCAACTAGAAAATAAAACAACTCGTAAATTGCTCCACCTAGGTACAGACCTCTACCAGAAAGATAAACTTCACCTAGGCGTCATGATAGGCTACTCACGAGCAGAAGTCAGAACAAAATCAGACCTGACCAACTATCACTCAACAGGCAATGCAGATGGCTACTCAGCTGGTATCTACGCTACATGGTACGACCAAACACCAGAAAATGGTGGTCTATATATAGATAGCTACGCCCAATACAACTGGTTTCGTAACAAAGTAAAAGGTGAAGAGCTAGAGAAAGAAGTATTTAATACTGAAGGAAATACCATATCTCTTGAAACAGGTTATGGATTAATTCTTAGTAAGGAAAAACAAAAAGTATGGAGTATTGAGCCACAAGTACAATTTATCTATGGCAGTAACAGTGCGCTTAACTACACTGAAAAAAATGGAACCCGTGTACACATAAAAGACCAAAAAGGTCAGTGGCGCTCAAGACTGGGGGTTCGTTTCCAAGTTCAAACAGACCAAACACAACTATTCCTAACAACCAACTACTGGAACCAAAACAAATATGCTTCAGTGACAATGGATGACGGTAAAGTCAATAATAACCGGGCCAAAAACCTATTTGAACTAAAAACAGGTGTAGAGCAAAACCTTACAAAACAACTCCAAGTATTTGGCCAAGTGAATGGCATTGTAGGCAATAAGTCCACAGAAAGTTATGGGGTAAGTGTGGGTTTAAAGTATAAATGGTAA
- a CDS encoding ferritin-like domain-containing protein — protein sequence MTIFFEKAQTTDSPDIIENPHFSQALNAFDNYLINTHKRYWNPKDSAYLDFTDGFDCHKQALLDESNFPELQGPLGNILNTEQKLLYINTYAAKMVTGMLYAEQAATFACVNLSKMLANFSAVEYALNQAREEARHISGFNQYITHRFQAPVPIRSVYKNLLSKIINAPRIHLQIVGVQVILEGLGMSSLSYFTRKSKDPALQRLCRLVMSDEASHHKFGIDWLQQLDTLNKSDRNEAEDWAWYCFDQFWQSTFAPEKIIQFYKELGFDQVNAIKITHKYHLGEQTDSGKMFFQLAKTLQKNGLITNRTLHHYAPWLDSTFKDEEDIYQQIITDTITLLEDINTNRPSKHLRGI from the coding sequence ATGACTATTTTTTTTGAAAAAGCGCAAACAACAGACTCACCTGATATTATTGAAAATCCTCATTTTAGCCAAGCACTTAATGCATTTGATAACTACTTAATTAATACTCATAAACGGTATTGGAACCCTAAGGATAGCGCCTATTTAGACTTTACTGATGGCTTTGACTGCCACAAGCAAGCTCTTTTAGATGAATCAAACTTTCCTGAGTTACAAGGGCCTTTAGGCAATATTTTAAATACCGAGCAAAAACTGCTCTACATAAATACTTATGCTGCAAAAATGGTAACGGGCATGCTCTATGCGGAGCAAGCAGCTACTTTTGCCTGCGTTAACTTATCAAAGATGCTCGCTAATTTTAGTGCTGTTGAATATGCCCTTAACCAAGCTCGAGAAGAGGCGCGGCATATTTCTGGTTTTAATCAATACATAACACATCGCTTTCAAGCTCCTGTTCCCATCAGATCAGTTTATAAAAATTTACTAAGCAAAATAATTAATGCACCACGTATACACTTGCAGATTGTTGGTGTACAAGTCATTTTAGAAGGTTTGGGTATGTCGAGCCTCTCTTATTTCACAAGAAAATCTAAAGACCCCGCATTACAAAGACTTTGCCGACTCGTCATGTCTGACGAAGCCTCTCATCATAAATTTGGCATTGACTGGCTACAGCAATTAGATACACTCAATAAAAGTGATCGTAATGAGGCTGAAGACTGGGCATGGTATTGTTTTGACCAATTCTGGCAGTCAACTTTTGCACCAGAGAAAATTATACAGTTTTATAAAGAGCTAGGATTTGACCAAGTGAATGCAATAAAAATAACTCATAAATACCACTTAGGTGAACAAACCGATTCAGGAAAAATGTTTTTTCAATTAGCGAAAACATTACAAAAAAACGGCTTAATTACTAACCGCACACTACATCATTACGCTCCATGGCTAGACTCTACATTCAAAGATGAGGAAGATATCTATCAGCAAATTATTACGGACACAATAACCTTACTAGAAGATATCAATACCAATAGACCAAGTAAGCATTTACGTGGAATATAA
- a CDS encoding acyl carrier protein, with protein sequence MNYEQLAKSILAKSLNIPENDIKSTHTINDLKDIDSVEFATLVAAIEKYTKTPIPVEDLLTIDTVHQIAKILEKNT encoded by the coding sequence ATGAATTACGAGCAACTAGCAAAGTCAATTTTGGCTAAATCGTTAAATATTCCAGAAAACGATATAAAATCAACCCACACAATAAACGATCTAAAAGATATAGATAGTGTTGAGTTCGCAACCCTTGTTGCAGCAATAGAAAAATATACCAAAACCCCCATACCCGTCGAGGATCTATTAACTATAGACACAGTTCACCAAATAGCAAAAATTTTAGAAAAAAACACCTAA
- a CDS encoding AMP-binding protein — translation MTTLTLTPTTNTVLPFKTSGFSDLTNALEYAAKGNTGFNFYNANAQLEQVLSYTDLLDQSLRVSHCLLLLGLKRGDHLPVIAETRAEFLILFYACQYLGIIICPCPMFASVAERSTFATKTLHMASLIKAKFLIASNGLINAFFTENTNTLKCISFEQLTQEAQHSKLLTDSTQFSPIKENTVAFMQFSSGSTSKPKGIRIYNHDVCEHVRIVLEEVMKLRAEDRSLSWLPFYHNMGLIGFIIASVNGQRSVDCFSPFTFVGQPSLWLKLMSCNKTAITYAPMFAYQLAIRAFTDELASDLDLSTLRVAGIGGDTIHLEVMKKFHHLYAPYGFEFNCFLPSYGMTEAILAISAKRAGEPVIIDHFENKELVSCGHPLSGYQLTIKNANPISGRSVGNICFKNNAETDTLIGNLDSDNGIIDTGDIGYLHEDNLFILGRQKDVILIRGRNIWTEDIKTFIASNNNELTADNIVVSSIEVEQEDRLVVMIQHNQSSTFQVIKKQLKKQISQQFNLSADIVFVNELPLTPSGKIISDRFVELYTKVKDRQSK, via the coding sequence ATGACCACATTAACGTTAACACCTACAACAAATACCGTACTCCCTTTCAAAACAAGTGGCTTTTCCGACTTAACGAATGCTTTAGAATACGCAGCAAAAGGCAACACTGGCTTTAATTTTTATAATGCAAACGCACAATTAGAACAAGTTTTATCTTACACAGATTTATTAGATCAATCTTTACGGGTCTCTCATTGCTTATTACTGCTAGGATTAAAGCGGGGCGATCATTTACCTGTTATTGCTGAAACTCGTGCGGAATTTCTTATTCTTTTTTATGCCTGCCAGTACCTTGGAATTATAATTTGTCCATGTCCTATGTTTGCCTCTGTCGCTGAGCGGAGTACTTTCGCTACTAAAACATTGCACATGGCAAGCTTAATCAAAGCTAAGTTCTTAATCGCTTCAAATGGATTAATCAATGCGTTCTTTACTGAAAACACTAATACTTTGAAATGCATTAGTTTCGAACAACTTACTCAAGAAGCTCAACACTCAAAACTACTCACTGACTCTACACAATTTTCCCCGATCAAAGAAAATACAGTTGCTTTTATGCAATTTTCATCCGGTTCTACTTCAAAACCTAAGGGGATTAGAATTTACAATCACGATGTTTGTGAGCATGTTCGTATTGTACTTGAAGAGGTTATGAAACTGCGTGCAGAGGACCGCTCACTTTCTTGGTTACCTTTTTATCATAATATGGGGTTAATAGGTTTTATTATCGCCTCGGTCAATGGGCAACGCTCTGTCGATTGTTTTTCTCCATTCACCTTTGTAGGACAACCCTCTTTATGGTTGAAGTTAATGTCATGCAATAAAACAGCTATCACCTATGCACCTATGTTTGCTTATCAGCTCGCTATTAGAGCATTTACTGATGAATTGGCAAGTGACCTAGATTTATCCACGCTGAGAGTAGCAGGAATAGGTGGAGATACGATTCACTTAGAGGTTATGAAAAAATTCCATCACCTATACGCACCCTATGGCTTTGAGTTTAACTGTTTTCTTCCTAGTTATGGCATGACAGAGGCCATTTTAGCCATTTCGGCAAAAAGAGCAGGCGAACCAGTTATAATAGACCATTTTGAAAATAAAGAACTGGTTTCTTGTGGTCACCCACTATCAGGCTATCAATTAACAATAAAAAATGCTAATCCTATTTCTGGTCGCTCAGTGGGCAATATTTGCTTTAAAAATAATGCAGAAACAGATACATTAATTGGCAACCTAGACTCTGATAATGGAATCATAGATACCGGTGATATTGGATATTTACATGAAGATAATTTATTTATTTTAGGCCGCCAAAAAGATGTTATTCTAATTCGTGGTCGTAATATTTGGACAGAAGATATTAAAACATTTATCGCTAGCAATAACAATGAATTAACCGCTGATAACATTGTAGTCTCTAGCATTGAAGTTGAACAAGAAGATAGGCTCGTTGTAATGATTCAACACAATCAATCATCAACTTTTCAAGTTATTAAAAAGCAATTAAAAAAACAAATTAGTCAGCAATTTAATCTATCCGCGGATATTGTTTTTGTTAATGAATTACCATTGACCCCATCAGGTAAAATCATAAGCGATAGATTTGTTGAGCTATACACTAAAGTAAAAGACCGCCAGAGTAAATAA